In Telopea speciosissima isolate NSW1024214 ecotype Mountain lineage chromosome 10, Tspe_v1, whole genome shotgun sequence, the DNA window CAGATACGAGAAAGGGTAGAGTTTGAGGGGCAAGTGTCTTGCTTAGTCCTGGGTCATATTCTAATAGCACTTTGACAACTGCGGTATAATAATAGTCATTTTAACTATATGtgaagtttaccaaaaaaaaatgtaagtgAAAATAGCAAGGATcatcttttaacattttaaagCAGAAAAATTGGTGCAGGACGAGTTCAAGTTTTCGCATTTCTTTTGGTTCCAACGATTCCTTAATGGTTTTTGGAATTAGACTAAATTCAGACCAATAATCTATCACTAAGACTACGTCTTACAGTTAGTTAGAACCAAAACCCCTTTCCCCCCTTTCTTATATGATGTACaaagttttcttttaatttaagtttttcttgttttttcataaaaaaaaaagactagatctagaccaataagctattgggtgagTCGATTCAAGTCTGATCCAAAATTGAAACCCCTATGACTAGGTTGCCTGGCACACATCTTACCGCGCGTCTAGTCAATGTGCCCAAGCAGCATGCTCATAGGACACTCATTGGGTGAGGCCCTCATTAGAGCCTGAATCcctccaaaataaaattaaaaaaatgatgtcaaaaaattgaatcgaatcaattttttttattgattcgAATATGATTTGGATTTTAGAGTTAACAAAAATCACAATCAATATTCAAACATAAAAGTGTCGGAAGACATGAATCTGCAATCTACTAGCACCATTAATAGTTGTCTTCATCCAAATCCACAAGGAGCAAATAATTTTCGGTATCAATATGGTATTGGCCACCGATATCGATATACCGATAGGGATTCCATCCTACACTGACAACTTCTGAATCTACTGCcctcttatatttttttcaaattttctgacGACGACGATGACTtcttcccataatttttttttttttttttttttttttttcggtgtAACTTCTTCCCATAATTTTAAATCTTTAAGTATTTTGATAAGTTGAGATCATTTTTCTCCCTTGAGAATTGAGATGTAGACCAACTAACCAATTAAGGTCTCCATCTTTCAATCTCCTTCTCTATTAGTAATTTCTTTCTCTTGAGTCCATCCAATAATTCTAAGGTTGACATATTTTGATATTTGGTATGAAACTATCATCCCTAGTAGTAAGGATGTCAAACGTTAGATTTGGTATATTTTTGATAAGAGGTCTTCCGTCTATAAAGTCCAAATCGAAACCAATAATCGGTCTAGGGTTTTGATTGCCTTCAAGGGTGCGGatgtaattgttcaaacaaCGGGGTATGCTTGTAATCGAACCAATTTATAAGGGTGGTCCATGTAAtgtactcattttttttttaacaaaaaattgagtaaaaatatttcaaccactataaaaaataatatagtaCATTTTATTTTAACGAAGTTCAAAGGAAAattaaggctccgtttggttgatAGTTTTTTGATGTAATTTTCATGTTACTATACAAATCTAAGAGAATTAGATgtaaagtaaagtgaaatttaatgaCAAAATATAATAAGATTTAGAGTTAGTTACATAACCAAGtgaggtaatgattacaaacaTTTCTTaattaggtttgaaaattgcatttcctttcccttcaattttcctttgcaaccaaacggagcctaaaaGAAAACATTGAGCGGAAGGAAACCTGGTTTTTTGAATTGATAATCCTTTacatatttaatttttttactaATAGAAAAATAGTCACAATAAAAACATGAATTGCTAATGAGCTTTTAATATAAgataattttatattaaaatatcTAAGAAAAACCATTAGGTGGCAGGTATGAATGATGAAACCTTCAAATTATTATTAGAGAAGATTATGTCATACTCTTAATCCCTATCCATATGATTAAATTAAGATTCTGACGTTCATTATGTTTGTTAAAAACCGAAACAAGATTTTGTGAGTAAAAACTACTCTTGTGGTTTGAAATCACAAAAGATGTCAGCATTAATTCATGACTAATGTGCTCTTAATTTTATATTGTtggattgttcttcttcactataATATTAATTGCATGGGACAAACAAATAGAAACACAATCTAGCAAGAATTAATGCTCTTAAGACCCTTCCAAAATaaacagtttcttttccttccttcaattcctctttTAAGTCCTAACCCATTAACAAAGTTGATGGATactctatatatataataaagcTTTGGTGTAACTTTACCTTAAATAGATGTGATATTATAtcatcaaattttaaaataagtaATGTGTTGGAGTGGTGTTGACCATTCGATCATGCAGagccatgcatgcatgcatctgTTACCTAACTAACCCTTACGTACTGTTGCATTACGTACAACAATAGTACTTGAAGTGTAGAGAGTCATGTTGAAATTGTCTCAACCCTAATCCTACTCATGCCTTCTTGATCTGCAAAGGATTTTTCTAGAAGAGTAGTGTAGGAAGGAATCAATGGACATGTGCCACTACTTTTGAATTGCCACGTGGAAGGATGATGTGGTAATATGGACACCAGATATTTTTGGGAATGGTTTAGATAGGATGTTTCTAGAAGAGTAGTATAGGAAGGAATCAATGGACAAGTGCCAATAATTTTGAATTGCCACGTGGAACGATGAAGTGGCAATTTGAACACCAGATATTTTCGAGAATGGTTTGGATTGGTCACATTACGAGATATGTCCTCTTTAGCGGTAGTTGTTGTCAGCTACATGTCTTTAGTCACGGTTACAAAACCGTAGCGTCGCGGCCCATCGGTCGCCAATTTGACAGTTGTGTTACGAAAATGGCCTATGGCCATGGTTTAAAAATCCAACCTAAGCAGTGGTTTtatgaaataatattttttattaggacaagagaacgctacctgggcgTGTGCGGTGGGCTgcccctgtgcctagacacaagggtGCGTGAATTAACCATCACACCTCCCaaaatttccacctttccacgGGGTGTGGTGTTCACTTCGCAcgctcctgtgtctgggcacaagggCAGTGCACCGCACATTCTATATAGTGGGGGTTATTAAAATCTCTGTTAAatgttatttttttgtattcatttcttatttaaatttaaTTATTAGGAAGAGGGTTCTCTATGGGAAAGTGCAAGGGTAACACGGGcgtggcagccaatgagagcacgtgcTAGCATCTCAGGGGACAGAATTTCCGCCTTTCATTGGGGCCGGGGCAGGGCGGTCATTCCCCCCGCCCCTCCCCACTATGTCCCAAAGAGAATCTTTCTCCTAATTTTTATTATACATTTAAcagtaattaattaaaactgTTGCTAAATGTCAGctttaactaaaaaaaaaacacctaccCAACCTTACCAACTCCAGTAGGGGCAGGGTTTTCCCCAGCACCACCTGTCCCCTGCGTACCCCTGCACCATGCCCATGCGAACCCCTTTGCCTTCATGCCCTGCCCTATGCGCACCCCTCTGCCTGCACACCCTGCCCCTCCCTTAGCCCCTGCACCACCACCCCCTGCGAACCTTTCTAAAAACCGCCCCTACCTAATCCCACTCAGCCGCCCTTGCACGCGGCACCTCACCACCACACCCAACCCCACTCTGGATctagctcctctccagggaatgCCTAGGaagcatccaagggttgggctgtgcctcACACATCTTGACAGATGCCTAGCAATATGTACGGCACAGCCCAATGGTTGAATGCCCTTGGGcgcgctgggctccctggagaggagctcaatcccccACCCTTGCCCTTGTGTATCACTCGCgaattgtagtttttttttggggttatgaTGAGGGATTTGGTAAATTATAAGCATACTAATTAGAATAAGAGTACCGTTGCCTAAAATCTAGATAGCTTGGATCCTCGGTGACGATCTGTGCATTCCTTCGAAACTGCCCATGTAGgaatcattttttgtttttgttcaatcGTGTCAAAAAATCTTAACTCTTAGCGGGAGGTTCCTTATCATTTGTCTTAAGTCTTAAGATAATGTTTCAGGTGGATGGATAGGGACTACTGGATTAGTTAGTAGACATttgttaacaaaaaaaatttggtgatTCGTTGTAAagaggaaaattatcctctccaattccctaaattTAGTGTGATATAACCATTGGATGTCCGACCTGCCATGTATTGACATCTCCACCAAGCACTGCCGCACTGTCGAGCTTGAAGAATTGGAGAGGCTACTAATCCTTTCTTGGTGTCTAATGTTTCAGAATGAAATGACATGCCATAATAAGTTATATCATACAAACAGAACTACAAACATTTGATAAAATGAAACTTCAAAAAAACTATCTCATACGCATCACAAGAAACAGTTTACTCCATTCAAATGGAAAACTGGTGGAGAGGGTACGTAGTTGCTAGAACTATCTAAACGTTAAATTAATACGTCCAGGATGaaggtttgcttcttcaactaGAAAACTTGGAGCAGAGTTTGGGATAATACGTCTCACCCCATGATATATAAGCCTAGATTTGCCTCCGAATATTAGAACATCACCAGACTCCAGAATAACTTTCTCTGCCGTTTCAGTGTCTCTGGTGTCTCCATATAAGAACTCTGCTGAGTCACTAATGGAGAAGGAGACAACAGATAATCCACTTCTTAGACTCTCTTTACTTTCATCTTTATCCTGCATCCATCATACACAACAACAAGGCCGCATCACaaaattctttctttcaaagaacttatttcagtgaaaatatatatatatatatatatggaatttACATTCTCATCAAATATACAACTCAGCTTCTACGGAGAAAATTTTTAAGCTAAGCTGTCTTTAAAGAGACATCAATCTCTCCATTAATTTCTGTTCCATTATTTTGATATATAACTAGAGTTACACGGGGTTGGGGGAGGCTTCGTGTAACCAGGGTTTTCCCTAGGGCCTGAACCGTAAACCCAGGCAGGTTCAAGGATTTCCTCGTTAGccctccccaccccctcccaaaaaaaaaaaaaaaaaaaggggtaacaTACTACTCATGCTCTACTACACAAATAAGGACACACCTAAAGGGGTTTAAGATACATAAAATCCAATCATCACCACAATGATTTGATTGAGCACTGGGGTCAGTTGGGTTCACCATGAAATCTGGAGAGAGTAAAGCCACTTCAATCCGCAATTTCCTGTTTGTGTTTACAATGCCATGAATCTCTCATATATATTCTCCTCAATGACAAACAAAAGCAAAAGACGGAATATATATGCCTTGAAGAATCCCAActgaaacaaataaaagacttaaaagaaTAACTaaactacttccaacccttgttggaccGGTTCTGACTGcgtttgggtttccaaactgATCATGCTTGTTCAACCAGTCAAGTGCTACTGCATCATGTAGCTATGGACACAATTTCAAAGGATTTATGAAGCTAAATCAGTTATTAATTGAAAAGGTGTAATTGAGTAGAGTCGACGATCACTTTACAAATACTAACCTAATATCAACTGTAAATTCCTTCTGATTTAGAGAAACATTAAACTGAACTTCAATAGTATAGTACTGGAGCAGCACAACTAGAGCTCTATGTCctgtgtttgaagttttttttttatcttgaagGCTTATTAAAGTTATGGGTCATGTTTCTCATTGAAAATGTCACATAACAGTAGTGTAAACTAAAATTAAGCAAGAAGCATGTGGAAAGTAACAGCAAGTACACAATACACACCTGATGGAGACCCATCCCAGTCTCTGTGTAGAAATTGACAAGGCAGATGTCTGGTGACATAATCTCCTCTGCATTCCAAAGTTTCAACTGTTGCTTTAGAAAGGTATGGGAATCTTGAATTGCATCTTCAACCAAATCCCTGAATTCAATAGGGATACTTGGAGGACATGCACCATCAAATGCCCTTCTAGCTTTATATGAACTCGATTGTGGGTTCCAATCCTTCCCAAAGCACATTATCTGCCGAGGTAGTTTGACACCATTTTTTAAAACAGGTTGATAGAATCCTCCAGGCCCAAGGCCAAGTTCCTGACATTTTTTAATAATCTTGATctagaaaatcaaaacaatgagAGATTGAGAAACATATATTATCAAACAGCACAGCACCAATTAAGAAGGGAGTACAAACTAAAAGCCTAAGAGAAGGATTGAAGGAGGGCAGGAGTACGTACCTAATTAGTATGACTGATGTACTTCTTTAAAAGCACCATTCCATCCCTCAACACAAGTTTTTCGCTGTTGTTGAACCACTCTGCTacctccttcctttcctttctgttTTGTGCAAGTAAAGAAGGGGATGATGCAATTTTGGTTTGGCAGATATCGAAAGGTTCCAAGGGTAAACACTTCGAATGTTCTTCTGTTCTAAGGTAACCGTTTGGCAAGGATTCCCCATCATGTTGAGAACTTGTGTGATGATAATATCTACTACAAGCACCAATAGAACCCTTATCTAGTAGTAGTTGGTTGTTAAGAACTCTACTACATCCCCCCAGTCATCAAAATAAGTGAGAGCAGAGCAGCAGAGGtttcagaaaaacaaaaataaattcaaCTGAACAAACCCATAATATTATATTTGTTAGTTAATACAGGACCAAAAGAAGcaattcaacaacaacaacaacaacaacatagtaTAGAAGAATCTCAATAAGAGAACTAAGATTGTCTCTCTTAGTATTTGTGGTTTTTAAAACCTCCTCACTGTTGTCTGTATCTGCAGAAGCAAGCAAATCCTTCTATACCCATTCCCTGATATGGCGGAATAAGTGGTTTCAATCTTTTTCTATTCGCTCCATATTTCTTCTCGCTGAGATCCATGAAGAGGACCTTACACCCTTCTGAGATAAGCGCAGAGTGTCCCCATATGAAGTTTTGGGTGTCTCGCTCATTGCAACGCCATGAGTGTGCTCAGGTTCCATCCTGATGTTAACAAGGAGGTTTGTACATTCCCTTTCAATTTTCTTTCTATCTTGGATTTTGATGAATTTGATCGAAATTTAAGCtttctattttaaattatattttgtGGGTACCTCTATGGGGTGTTCTGCGATCTGCACCAATACTACTGTGGTTAACCCACCTTGTTCTGGgatattattttgttcttttgcTGGATATTGGACTTAAAGGTGTGCATAATTGAAATATCTGATGGAAATTGAACTGAAAAGTTAAAATTTGTCCATTCAATAACCAAGATCCTTTTTAAAGATTCCCCGCTTGCATTGAGATACTGCTGGGTTATCATAGACGATATATGTATATTGGAAAGGCATactcttttatgattttttttccccttctattGACAGAAAACCCTAACATTTCGTTAATAGTTGTTGAGGCAAGAAAGTAgagatagaaataaaaaaagatagacATAAGTGAAGCAAAaacatcaaatttcaaaacaagAACACCTCctactggaaaaaaaaatcaaagtatTTGGAATTCAGCCACCTTCACCCTCCTAGATTCTCAATCAGAAGTCTTTTCTAAAGCATCAAGGCCCTTTACTCTAAAATCCTTTTTAACAGCAGCCCACAGAATCAAGCAATCTTCAACATTGTAATACAAAACTGTCATAGCTCTCCCCTTTACACTCAAAAACTTTGATAAATTCTCTCCAGCCATAAGCTCCAACCAAAAGATTGGGGATCATCTTCTAAACAATTAAACCACAAAATGGCAAACCCACTTGGCATTTGGCAAGGATACGCCTTACTCTCTTCTCACACTACCAACAGAGAAACCAAATCCAATTTATTAATCTGTCTCTTGTAAAACCATTACTTCAACTTTTTGATCCCTTATCAAAGAACAAACATGAATTCTTTGAGGTTGAATCCAAATCCCTACACTGCACATTAGAAGTCTCATACCTGAGATGGAGAGAAATCCTGAATTAGATTCAGCTTCCCAACTTCACCTATGAATTCAGTCTTTTTTCCCAccattttttgatgaaatttctCTTGACACTGAAAaagattttcatcttctttcatAAAGGTAGTTGTAATCCTGCTATTGATCAAAATTGCAGCTTCCACGACCTCAGATACAATTCCACTCCTAATTTCCTCTCCACCCTGTTGGACTTCTCAATTATCCGATTCTACAACATCTAAAATCCCCTCTCCCATTATCATCAAACCTCCGCTCCCCAATTCTTTCACTTTCTCCATCATGAAACCCCTTCCTCTGGTTTTTTCTATTACCCTTTCTCCCTCCCCCATCCCAAAATCCCTCTTTTCTCTactcttctctctccttataattctcaaactctctctctctctctccttccctttcaTCTCTTTTGTTCTACATCCAATTTTGGTGGTGGTTTTTTTCTGAAACTGCAGTTTTCCAAGCACTCTGTCTCTTTGTTCTTTGGTTATTTCTATGGTTTTAGCTGGCtaatattttctctatttttgtttttgtttttctcaatTACTATCCGAAGAGATCAAGACTCTCATTACTGATTCAGTTCTCCTTTGTGCTTctggctttcttttttttcttcatatacGGGCGAGTTTTTGGATTCGTCCCAGTTCACAGTGAAAAAACCCATCAATGATCAGCTGGAATCGATTTTTGTAACCGTTTCCATATGCTCATTTACAGAATCTTAGGAAACAAATTGTATGAGAAGGtactttctcttcctctttcattcattttccaTGCAATCTCAGTTTAAAGCTGCAAATTGTTTTCCTCAAAATTTATATTATCAAAGGTGTTTTTATGATTGGTAAGAAGGTAAAGAAGACAAATGTCCAAGTTGCAAAGTTTGTTTATAAGGGAATTTCACTTGTTGATGTGGAGAAAGAGTTTGAAATGATGCTACCAAGCCATGGAGGAAACAAAGGACATGAAGAATGCACTAGAGGCTAAGTTTATGATGTGAGAAATAAGTTAAATATATGCACACATAATAGATAATATTGTGTTACTCTTAGGAGCTTATGATCAATTCCTATGTGCCAAGCTGCTAATTTGATGagctttttctcttgttttttcccAGGTGAATGGCAAGTATCACAAATTTGTGACTTCTTCAGATGGGGGACAGATTGATCACTTTAAATTACAGGATGTTGAGGATTGCCTgtaggaggaggatgaggatgaaaCCAAGGGTGTCTATATTATTAAGCTGTAGGAACTCAAGAAGGTACGGACTTCACATTGTTATGTGCACTTTACTGGCAGCAATGATTAGAGATGTCTTTTGATATAGTTCAATGGAGTGACAGCTGGGGGATCACATTGAGGAGCGTCACAAGAAGAACTCGGAGAGACGATCAACAGCTGAACAAATTAACTAATGCATCAACAGTTTCAGAGAGGTAGCATTGGAAAGAACCTTTGGACTTTTGCTAATTTCTCTGCTTATTAGAATGTAATTGATTTGGCTTCATGACTGGAGACAACTTTATAATGTTGTTCATCCTTGATATCTAATTGGTGGTATATGAGTGTGTGGAAGTGGAGGcatggctgagagaaaaaaaaggcagCAACAGGAAAACCTCCCGAAATATTCATCCCCAGTTCTGTTGTCTGCTGGtgtgagaaggaaagagaatgaCCTTTACATTTAAAATCTTTCCTGTGTTTTCTCCTATATAAAGAAAATCGTTTGTTCTTTTCCTCTTATGGTGCTAACATTTTTTGAATGGTGTTCACAGGTGGTATGTCAAGAGCAATCCCTTTCCAGTTTGGGAGTTTTTCAGTCATGGTTTTGTGTATGGATGCGGGTAAAAAATTTTCCCGTTACATCCCATTATGCAGGTTATGAGTTAATTTTTGTTGCCTTTTGGTTTGCATACAccattttcttttcatctttgCATTCTTCTTGAGCATGGAATAACTTTATTGCGCTTGATGTATCCTACTCATCTACTAATATGACATAGGGAATTCCAAAagcctcccctccccctttccgCCACCATATTAAGCTTCTCAGTTTAGACTGTAGACTGTTCCGATGTTTTCACATTTTTTTCATTCTAAATTGATTACCATATGACCTGCTTTGGGgaaattttgattattttccTTTCCCAACAACTTTGGTGTTTAATCCATGATTGATTACCCAAATCCAATACATTCTGAAGGTTTTATCACATCTCCAAATGTtctcttctatctctttcttccgGTTTTCTCTATTTAGTATTGCTTGTGGtatttcctttattgttgttattacttttgtttcatttcatattttccttcttttgaaaTGTAGTTTCTACTCCAgttggaaccattgttttggTTAACTCTTCTGTCAGTGGAAGAGCTCTCCTATGTTAGGGCTCTGATTTGATAACAAAACTATTTCATCTATGAAATATTTTCtctgctttgtttttttttttttttttttttttttggttttcaaatCGTCTTAAAGGTCCAATTCATTCAATAATTGCATGAGAGCTAGCAATCAGTTGAACATGGGGGACAAGCTTTTCtgcaaagaaagaaatgaagtagGGATGATGTTCTTTATGCCGCAGAACAGCCTGTGTGCTCACACACATGGGCTGGCAATtcaggggcagggtggtcattgcccaccccatgtgtgTGGGCCCCCGAAacaaagaacatttggcctatatatatatatatatataggggctcatgctgttctctgtgccgcagcgtagggtgcgcccaggcacatggggtgggttctatgaccaccctgcccccctgagtggcaggcccatgtgcttgggcagGCTGCgctggcacaaagaacattcgcCCATATATGTATATGAACTTACgaagaaattaaaattaagcGGAAAGAAAGTCGAGGAGGGGTTTAAAGACTTACTGCAGGTGGTGCTCGAGTACTACTAGGC includes these proteins:
- the LOC122643722 gene encoding uncharacterized protein LOC122643722, which produces MEPEHTHGVAMSETPKTSYGDTLRLSQKDTDNSEEVLKTTNTKRDNLSSLIEILLYYVVVVVVVELLLLVLRVLNNQLLLDKGSIGACSRYYHHTSSQHDGESLPNGYLRTEEHSKCLPLEPFDICQTKIASSPSLLAQNRKERKEVAEWFNNSEKLVLRDGMIKIIKKCQELGLGPGGFYQPVLKNGVKLPRQIMCFGKDWNPQSSSYKARRAFDGACPPSIPIEFRDLVEDAIQDSHTFLKQQLKLWNAEEIMSPDICLVNFYTETGMGLHQDKDESKESLRSGLSVVSFSISDSAEFLYGDTRDTETAEKVILESGDVLIFGGKSRLIYHGVRRIIPNSAPSFLVEEANLHPGRINLTFR